Genomic DNA from Methanosarcina sp. MTP4:
GCATTCCTGACATCTGCAAATCCGTAGGCAGCTTTCCCACCCATGGCAATTTCCTTGATCAGCTCTTCCATGAGAGTAGATTCCCGGGCGATCCGCGACTCCTGCATGATCCTGTCCACGGCTCCCCTGCGCAGCACTTCCTGGAAACCGGACATCCCGATCATGGAAGTGTCCTCGGTCAGAGCTTTTGAAGCCAGGTCCTTTTGGGCTTCCCGGAAGTATTTCATGAAATCGTCCTTGGTAAACCCTGGCCCTGCAACCACGATGGAAGCGTCTTCAGGGACCGCATGCCTGAGCTGTTCCACAATTTCCTTGAAAAACTCATCCCTGAGCCCGGATTCCCGCTTCCCCGACGACTGACTGATATGGGAGTAGACCTCGATTCCGTAGTGGCGCACAAAGCCGATATCCGCATCTCCCTCTTCCACGGCAACGATCACGACCTTCGGACGTTTTCCTGCCTCTTCGGCATCCTTGATGCGCTGGAGCTGGTCGTTCTTCCAGTGCTCCTTGAAAATGGAAAGGTTCGTCCCGAGTTCGAGATTCAGGGTGTGGTAAGAGCCCGCATCCATCCCGTGCTCTATTGGCCCATGGACCCGCAGCCTGTTCGCAAACTTGTGAAACTCCAGTTCCTCCACCCTTATCCCGAGACGGACTTTTACCTTCTCAACCTTTTCCGGGCGGATTTTGTCACTTGCAGCATCAGCCTTCCTTTTTGTAAGGGCAAAGACCATGTCCCCTTTTTCAATGATGTACTTCAGGTGCCAGAGGTCATCAAGGGTCTCGGCAGTGACAGCAATTTCCCCTTCCCTGCCTTTAAGGAAACGCTTCGTAACTCTCATACTTAAGCCTCTCTGGAATTATTTCCTGCTTCAGCTTCAACCTCACTCTCACCTTCATTCTCAGCTTCAGCTCCTACTTTAGTTTCTACTTCAGCTTCAACTCCAAATTCAGCTTCAGTTTCTACTTCAGTTTCTACTTCAGCTTCAGCCTCAGCTTCAACGTCGGTGCCAGTATCATTTACCAGCCCTGCTTTTTCAGCCTTTTTCTCGGGCTTCTGGCTCTTCAGGTCCGATTCTCCGGCAGGCACCATCATGGCGACCAGGTCAGGGGACGCTATCTGCTTGACAAAACGGGGGTCATTCAGCTCATCCGCATAGATCCTGTAGATCTTTTTAGAGATATCGTTCTGGTTGAACTTGCCAGGAACAGCTTCCAGAATATAGTCCCCGTGCTTCCGGACAGCCGAGACAGGTCCACCTATAACCCGGGTTTCGCCCTTCAACTCAAGCCCGACTGCAATTCCCAGGGGCACATCCTTGAAGTAGTTCCTCTCTCCACGAATGACAAAAGCCCCTTTCTTCAGGTACTCCCCGGACTCCGGGGTCTTGGTAACCTGCTCAGACTTGATCCAGTAGCAGTCCCCGCTGAAATGCCCGGCTTTCCAGAGGCTGGAATAGGAAACCGCAAACTGCGCTGTCTCCTGTAAGGTAGTTTCCGGAACTTCCTTGCCCCCGGTCTTGATGACAGTTAGGGGAGCTCCGGGCGTCTGGGTGTGGAAGACGATGTCCCGCTTTTCCATATACTTCTTGAAGATATCCTCATTCGTATCGGCATCCCTGCCGCCGACCACCAGGAAACCGTCCGAAGACACAAACCACCTGAAACGATCGTACCAGTGCTTTTTCCGGCGGGCCAGGACTCTCCTGCCAGCTTTCGCAGCCTTTGCAGGCCGTTTATCCATCGCCTTTTTCGTATCCTCGATAGCCCGGAGAGCCCCATCCTTTTTCTTGCTGAGCTTCTTGACCTTCTCATAATATTCCTGGGCATTTTGGGGAACGGTCTTCCGGATATCCAGATTCGCTATCATCCCGTCAAGGTCTATCTGGACAGTGCCGGTCTTTGCGTCGATGTTCACAATTTTCTGGGCTGAAGGCAAGGTCTTTTTGGCCTGCTTCAGGATGGAACGAATCTCATCCCAGGAATAACCCTTAGCCCTTGCCCCGTTAAGAACCGAAAAGAGCTCTTCGATGGTCTGGTAATTGGCATAGACGGTTTCGGCGAGAGCGGTATTTTTCACGACGTCCTTCTCGAACTTGGCAATCGCCCCTTCCTGCTGCAGCAGCCTGCGTTCATAGACATTGAGGGTCTTTTCCTTCTTTTCCGCCTCCTTAATCTCTGCAACCTGCTCCATCGCCTTTTTCCCGAAGAACTCATCAAGTGCCGTATTAAAGGAATCGAAGTATTCTTTTTCGTAATCGGAATAACGGGTCAGATCAAAAGGTAAGACATCGAAGGCTTCCACTTTGCCGTTGATTTCCTTTTTGACGTGGTGAGGTTTCAGTCCAGGGGCTTCGGCTCCGACTTCAGCTCCTGCTACAGGTCCAGCTCTAGCTTCAACTTCAGTTTCGACTTCGGCTTCAACTTCGGGTTCAGTTACAGCTTCGGTTTCGGCTTCAAGTTCGGATTCAAGTTCAGCTTTGACTTCAAGTTCAGCTTCGACTTCGGCTTCAGCTTCGGGTTCAGTTACAGCTTCGGTATCGGCTACATCTACAGCTTCAGCCCCAGTTTCAGTTTCAGCTTCGGCTTCAGCTCTCCCTACGAGCAACGGAGCAAAAACGTCCTGCATAGCATCTCGAATAAGGCCTGCTTCCTCTTCTGTGACCTCCTTTGCAAGTTTCGCTTTATCGACCCCGGCCCGGAAACAGACCTCCTCTGCCAGCACCCCGCCGAGATTGAAACGGGTAGCAATGGTCCGCACGATATCTGCCGTGGACTTTGAAAATGCCCCCATAAGGTCGGAGACTTCCGCGTCCACCGGGCTCATCTGCGCCTCGGGAAGCTCATAGGTCTCCCCGCTCCTGAGTCTCCTTGCCTTCAAGGTAACGGGGTTCATGGGCAGGATGATCCTGTTTTCGGAGTCAACAAGCACAATGTTCCCCCGGGCAAACAGCTCCACGATCAGAGTAGTCTCGACCTCCGCCCTGATAAACCCAATCTTCACGATCCTGTCAAAGTCATGCTGCTTAACAGAAGTAATCCTCCCCCCCAGGAGGTGCTTCCTGAGCAGCATCGGGAATCCCTGGGGAAGCTGAGGGCTTGGCCGAAGGTGCTTGCTCAGGTGGATCCGTTTCCCGACCTCGATCACAAGGTTATCCTTCCCCTTATTGAAAACATAAAGGTTGATCCTGATCTCCTCACCGCTGGGCTGATAGATCTTCCCGATCTTCGCATCGATGATGGACTTAGGACCGGCTGCAAGCTCGGAGACTAACGCAGCCACGTCGGCACTTGACATGTCCTGTTTCATGAGGGGAGTATAATAGAGGATTCCCGTATAAGGTTTCCTGTGCCAGCCTAGCTGCGCCAGCCGAGTTGCGGCTCGGCAGTGCGCGGTCCGTTTCGCTACGCTCAAGCGGACAAACTAATTTTTATTATCTAGATGGGGTGTTCAACTTTTTGAAGACGGTGAACTCAGCAAGCGAAAATCATGATTATTGTGGAAACAGGGGTTCAAAATAAAAACTCCATTTTGGTTAAAGTCTGGCAACGGGAAAAACCGCACCGCAGGTGCGGGACAAGACAGACAGAAGACACTATTCCAAGCACCCATGACATCGAAATTCTCCTACAACTGCCCGGCACATGGCCTCTTAGAAAACAGTAATATAATACTCCCATAATACTCTCTTTTTTCAAAAACATAATTTGAGACCAAAAACCCCCAAACTATTTTCAGAAACTCTCAGATAAACAAAAATAAAATATGAGATATACCATCATAAAGAATCCCACAGAAACCAGACAAACCCCAAAAACCAAACAAACTCAGAAACCATGGACAAACGAACAATCCGCTTTTTAAAATCCCGCTTCCAGCAGTACTATAAAACCGCCGATATCTCGCTCCCGGACCACCTCCCCAACCGGGAATGGGCTTTCATCCTCTTTGACGATATGGAGGAGAAGATAATGCGCAGGCACAAGTCCTTCGGCTTGCAGGGTGAGGCTCTGGACTACCTGTACGGGATGGCTCCTGCCCACGTATATAATTCTACGGCTTATTATGAGTACCCGAATGCGAAGAAGATGAACGATAAAAACTGGCTCGGGGCGGAGCTGATCTTTGACCTTGATGCGGACCACCTGCCAAATGCTCCCCGGAATTATGCAGATATGCTGGAGAACGTGAAGAAAGAAACCCTGAAACTAATAGATTTCCTTCAGGATGATTTTGGATTCTCTGAACATGACATGGAGTTAGTGTTTTCGGGAGGCAGAGGGTACCACATCCATATACCTCATCCAAAAGTGATTACACTTGACGGTTCTGCACGCAGGGAAATTATCAATTACATAAGTGGAAAAGACTTGAAAGACAATTATAATAACCTTATGAAGGAAGAAAAAATATACGGGGAGTATGGAGCAGGGTCAAAAGTGTATAAAGGAATGAAAAAGGGAGCAAGCGCATGGTTCATTAAAGAACCAAAATATGGGTGGGGGAAAAGAATTGCAAAATATATAGTTAATTACTTGCAAAACGAAGTTAATAAAGAAAGTGAAGCGGATATGTTTAGAGATCTTCAAGAAATGTTGAGAGAAGATGAAGAAGAAAGCAACTTGGGACAAACATCGATCAAAAAGTTAATCAAAAATGCTTCAGACGAAAAATACCTAAAAGACATCTTAAATACAGGCCGCCTAGACTCCAATGTGAGGAATTCCGGTAGGATGTTTAAATTTTTCGTCGAGCAATCGATTAAAGAATATGGTGTTGATTTCGGGGCAAGCGTGGACGAACCTGTTACCGCGGACATCAAGCGTCTGATCCGGGTGCCGGGGTCTTTGCACGGCGGGTCGGGGATGCAGGTGAAGAATCTTGCTTTTTCCGAGCTTGAAGATTTTAAGCCCCTGGAAGACGCCGTTGTGTTCGGAGAGAAGCCGGTAAAGGTAAATGTATCCAAACCTTTTACCGTGCAGTTGAAGGGCAAGGATTTAAGAGTAGAAGAAGGCATACAGGAAGTTCCTGAGTATGCAGCCGTATATCTGATGTGTAGAGGTGTAGCGGAGTATGGACATAGAAGAGATCAGCCAAACCCTGTATAAGGAAAAAAGCCAGACCCTGAAGGCTATTCCGGCTGATTTTTATAAGGAAGCGGAGAAGTATGTCCGGGAACTGGAAGAGGACATAAGGAAAATAAACAATCCCCGATCTCCAGAGTCAAAGATGCTCAACGACGAGCTTGATAGCGCATATTCGGACCTCGAGACTATCTTCATGAAGCGTATCGGGAAGGTTATTACCAGGGCAACGAATCAGTCCCATGCAGACAAGCCTATTTCAAAGGATATCGAAAAGCTGCTCCCGCCAGAAAAAAAGCTTTATGAACTGGTGCTCCAGGGAATCGAAGCCGCAAAAAAAGAACTCCTTGACCCCATAATTAATCCGGGAACTACAGGACAAAATGCTTCCTGGCCGCAGCCAAGAGGAGAAATCGGGAAAATGCCAGGCCCACAACCCGGGGATGTGAAGCAGGAAGGGGAAGCCGGAACCGGAAGCCGGGGGCAAGCGGGAAAGAAAACAAAAGCATCCGGAGCATCCGGAGCATCCAGGGCAAAAAACAATATAAATGAAGGATACGTTGTCGTCCAGATATTGAAGGACCTGCCTACATTCACAGGTGCAGACGGCCGGAATTACACTGTCAGCGCCGAAGATGTCGTCATGCTGCCGCAACTGAACGCGACCGGATTGATAAAGCGAAAAGCGGCAAAAATGATTTCAGAGCAGACCGCAGGACAGGCATCCGAACAAAAGGGATGAATTCAGCTGGAAACCAGCCTATTTCAGGCAGAAATATTCATTAAGGGGTAGGGAATCAAGTACAGGGGTTTCAAAGGCCAAAAAACACAGAAACTCTTCAAACTCTCCAGACTCTCCAAGCTCCTCCGAAACACTCGAAAAGTTCCGGATCAGGCCTGAAAGAAGGTAAGCTTTTAGTTGCCATTTTTAACTTGATAGTAAGTTGGGAGTATCAGCCGATAGTATCAGTTATATATGTGTAGCTATATTTGTGTAGCTTAACCTTGTTAGCATGACCGGTCCTCGCTGGATATCCGGACCGCCAATCCGAAAAATTCCGGGAAAAAGAGGTACCATCACAATATTCAAATTTATCAATTAAAGCTTCCCAAAAGATCTTCCCAGGATCCGAAAGCCACATACGTAATTTAAATATAACACATAATTGAGATCAAATTTAAATCAAATACGTGAGTTAAAACCGAACTTCCGGCTGCAGGACACAGCCGCAATTAATTCGCCTGACCGTGAAAGACCGGCGTGGGCATATAAAATATATACCGATAATCGAAAAAGGTGTAGAGAATGAAGATTCCAAAGAAATTCAGGACTTACTGCCCGTTCTGTAAGACCCACACCGAGCACGTCGTGGAAAGGGTCAAAAAGGGCAAAGCTTCATCCATGACTCGCATTGCGAGACAGAAGAAAAGACAGACAGGTATTGGAAACAGCGGAAAGTTCTCCAAGGTGCCCGGTGGCGACAAGCCCACAAAGCGCGTCTGGCTCAGATACCGCTGCACTACATGCAAGAAAGCCCACCAGAGGCCCTGCTTCAGGGCAAAGAAGTTCGAGTTCAAGGAGTAATAAAAATGACAGACTACACTCAGAGACCGAAGAGCAGGTTCCTGCGCGTAAAGTGCAACGACTGCGAAAACGAACAGATCATCTTCGGCAGCGCAAGCCGCAAGATTACTTGCCTGGTCTGCGGAAGGACCCTTGCCGAACCGACCGGTGGAAAATCTACAATTACAACCCACATACTGGAAGTGCTGGAATAATCGCGAAAGCGAAATCCAAAAAAGCATTTCACAGGATATGTATAAGAAAAGAAGCAGAACTCAGGAGAAGTGGTGCAAATGGGAAACGATAACTATCCCGAAATAGGAGAGTTCGTTGTCAGTACGGTAAAGCATGTAACTGATTTCGGGGCTTACGTCGAGCTTGAAGAATTCGAAGGTAAGGAAGGTTTCATCCACATCTCCGAAATCAAAGCAGGCTGGGTCAAGTATGTCAGGGACTACGTGAGGGAAGGGCAGAAGATCGTCTGCAAGGTCCTGAACGTTGACACAACCCGTGGACATATTGACCTTTCCTTAAAAGACGTGAACGAGCACCAGCGGCGGGCCAAAATTCAGGAATGGAAGAACGAGCAGAAAGCTGCCAAGTGGCTCCAGTTC
This window encodes:
- the priS gene encoding DNA primase catalytic subunit PriS, producing MDKRTIRFLKSRFQQYYKTADISLPDHLPNREWAFILFDDMEEKIMRRHKSFGLQGEALDYLYGMAPAHVYNSTAYYEYPNAKKMNDKNWLGAELIFDLDADHLPNAPRNYADMLENVKKETLKLIDFLQDDFGFSEHDMELVFSGGRGYHIHIPHPKVITLDGSARREIINYISGKDLKDNYNNLMKEEKIYGEYGAGSKVYKGMKKGASAWFIKEPKYGWGKRIAKYIVNYLQNEVNKESEADMFRDLQEMLREDEEESNLGQTSIKKLIKNASDEKYLKDILNTGRLDSNVRNSGRMFKFFVEQSIKEYGVDFGASVDEPVTADIKRLIRVPGSLHGGSGMQVKNLAFSELEDFKPLEDAVVFGEKPVKVNVSKPFTVQLKGKDLRVEEGIQEVPEYAAVYLMCRGVAEYGHRRDQPNPV
- a CDS encoding mRNA surveillance protein pelota, giving the protein MRVTKRFLKGREGEIAVTAETLDDLWHLKYIIEKGDMVFALTKRKADAASDKIRPEKVEKVKVRLGIRVEELEFHKFANRLRVHGPIEHGMDAGSYHTLNLELGTNLSIFKEHWKNDQLQRIKDAEEAGKRPKVVIVAVEEGDADIGFVRHYGIEVYSHISQSSGKRESGLRDEFFKEIVEQLRHAVPEDASIVVAGPGFTKDDFMKYFREAQKDLASKALTEDTSMIGMSGFQEVLRRGAVDRIMQESRIARESTLMEELIKEIAMGGKAAYGFADVRNALDFGAVETLLIADETLREEREKGNIDRLLLEVEQAQGKVVVFSTAFEPGEKLNKLGGIAALLRFKVQG
- a CDS encoding 30S ribosomal protein S27e, which codes for MTDYTQRPKSRFLRVKCNDCENEQIIFGSASRKITCLVCGRTLAEPTGGKSTITTHILEVLE
- a CDS encoding 50S ribosomal protein L44e; translation: MKIPKKFRTYCPFCKTHTEHVVERVKKGKASSMTRIARQKKRQTGIGNSGKFSKVPGGDKPTKRVWLRYRCTTCKKAHQRPCFRAKKFEFKE
- the rqcH gene encoding ribosome rescue protein RqcH; the protein is MKQDMSSADVAALVSELAAGPKSIIDAKIGKIYQPSGEEIRINLYVFNKGKDNLVIEVGKRIHLSKHLRPSPQLPQGFPMLLRKHLLGGRITSVKQHDFDRIVKIGFIRAEVETTLIVELFARGNIVLVDSENRIILPMNPVTLKARRLRSGETYELPEAQMSPVDAEVSDLMGAFSKSTADIVRTIATRFNLGGVLAEEVCFRAGVDKAKLAKEVTEEEAGLIRDAMQDVFAPLLVGRAEAEAETETGAEAVDVADTEAVTEPEAEAEVEAELEVKAELESELEAETEAVTEPEVEAEVETEVEARAGPVAGAEVGAEAPGLKPHHVKKEINGKVEAFDVLPFDLTRYSDYEKEYFDSFNTALDEFFGKKAMEQVAEIKEAEKKEKTLNVYERRLLQQEGAIAKFEKDVVKNTALAETVYANYQTIEELFSVLNGARAKGYSWDEIRSILKQAKKTLPSAQKIVNIDAKTGTVQIDLDGMIANLDIRKTVPQNAQEYYEKVKKLSKKKDGALRAIEDTKKAMDKRPAKAAKAGRRVLARRKKHWYDRFRWFVSSDGFLVVGGRDADTNEDIFKKYMEKRDIVFHTQTPGAPLTVIKTGGKEVPETTLQETAQFAVSYSSLWKAGHFSGDCYWIKSEQVTKTPESGEYLKKGAFVIRGERNYFKDVPLGIAVGLELKGETRVIGGPVSAVRKHGDYILEAVPGKFNQNDISKKIYRIYADELNDPRFVKQIASPDLVAMMVPAGESDLKSQKPEKKAEKAGLVNDTGTDVEAEAEAEVETEVETEAEFGVEAEVETKVGAEAENEGESEVEAEAGNNSREA